TAAATTAAAAGATGTAATTTTTTTAGGAAATGTTGTTAGAATTATTTTTGATCAATTAAATGAACTTGTTAAAAAAGACATAATTTGGAAAGTGCAAACAGATACCTATGAGAGAGAATTGGAAAGATATGGAAAGGATTTAATTGAATATGCAGAAAAAATATTTTTCCATGATAGTATGTCCACTATTATTTTTTTAAGGTATTTGAAAACTACACCCAACAAGGAAAATCTGAAATGGATATATGCAATTGCTCTAATTGATCGATTCTTATCAGATTTTGGACTTAATTTAATTCAAAAATTGAGAATTATTGAAAGTGCTAAAAATGAATTCAATAGTAAAACAGGTATTAATAGTAATTTTTCCAAAGTAATTGGGAAAAAATATAGGGTACATAAATCCACAATTCAGGATGTAATTGAAGGTAAAAACATTTTTGAGGATGAAATTTTAACCCACCAGTTATTACAAATTTTAAATGAAAAATCTAAAAGAATTGTTCCTATTGCAAGAGAATTAAATAATTTCAAAAAGGTTGGGTCATTTGATAATTGGTTGTTCAGTTGTATTCATATGATGGTAAATCGCCTTTTTAGATCTCGTCAAAATGAATACGAACTATTAATATATAATTTGCTATTTAAGTATTACTCTTCAAAATATTCAAGGCAAAAAAATACCACTTTAGATTAACTCAAGAAGAAAAATTTATTGCAAAGAAGTTCTCCACGATTTGAAATTTAAAATATTATGACCAATAAACCTAACTTGTACAATTACCATTAATACCAAAACACCAAAATCCTGGTTTAAAAAAAATAAATATGATAACAATAGAATAAAAAGAATAATACTATTAACTAATGAATAATAATAAACAAATTGGCTATTATTTTTCTTATAAAGAGCAAGCATATAAACAAAATGCAATGGATTTAGCCAGAGTAAATCAAAATTATTATAAGTTGGATGATGGGATGTAAAAAACCAAAGGAATAATAAAACCAACCCTGAAAGCCCACACAAGAAAAAAAATAATAAATCTAACCAAATTATGTTTAGTATTTTTCGATATTCTAAAATTGAGGAAACTAATACAACTAAAATGGCCATAAATAAAAAAATATAATTATTATTCCTTTTTAAGTGATCAGGTTGTTCTATTAAAATTTTAGTTTGCTTTACTAATCTATTTTCTCCAATCTTAGCAAATGAAAGTGCTTTAGAAAAATTATCCGGTAAAAAGCTATAATTTTGAAACGATGGTGCTTCATTAGTCTCCTCTCCAAAAACTATATTTATACCAATAGTTTCCAATGCTCCTTTAGGTAAATGATCATTTATATAATCTCGATAACTGTAATTAGGATCAACAAATGAACTGTCATAAGTGATATTTCCTTTTAAACCTTGATCTAAAATATCTCTTACCTTAGTTGTACAATTATTAAAAAGAAAATCATAGGTATAAAACCTATTCCGGGGTTTACAGGATTCGTTAAGCAGTCTATAGATGTTATTCACCTGAATATCATCAAGGTTTAGAACTTGTTTATAGACAGTTCTTTTTTCTCGAATATATGATATTAAAAATCGGTCAAATTCATTTACCGAAACATAATATTTTAAAGACCCTCTAATAAATTTTAAATAGAAATTTGGAGTATCGAAATTAAAAGTGCCAAAATTATAAACTTTGTGAAAATTGGTTGCTGGATCATATATTTCAATAGCAGTATGACCAAAAGAAGAATATGTTTCTTCACCTGGACCGCAGGTAAGAATACTTACTTCAGATTTATTTGATAAAGAGACTCTTTGACCTTTAGCAATGATTACAGAAAAAGGAATTAGAAAAAAAAGTACACAGATTTTTTGATAAGGAAACATGTTATTTTGTTTGTTTCAACAAGGTAATTTGTCGCATCAAAAGACAGTATGGGAATAAAGTCTATAGTTCAGCCATAAATTAATAATAAATTAACACGATCACTTCGAAAGGTCTTTAATTATTATTGTGAGTACAGTAAAATGGCAGAATCGCTATTTGATTACTCTATAAAATAGCCTTATCCATATGATTACCTAAACCTTCCTCTTTTCTTGTGAACCTAAAATCTATTTTTTCGAATCATATACAGAGCACGGTTTTGTAAAAACTAAATTTATTTAGGCCCTTCCCCCTACTCTTACCTCGATAATTGCATCTTCTAATTGTCTATACATTATCCAGTCTCTTGGAGAAGCCATTTGTTTTCGAGCTCGGTCCAAATTGGTTTCAGCTTGATTTATATATAGGGATCTAAACTTGCTATTATCCAAATAATGAAAAGACATTCGGAGGTTATACCACCCCAATGTGTCATAGAACCTACCTTGCCATACGGCCTGATAAGGTTCATAATCCTTCAATTCTTTTACATAAGGAGGTAATTGTTTAAATTGATCAGAAGACCCACTCTTTGTAATGTAATATATATAGTTATTTAATGCATATAAATAATAAGCTAGGTAGTAATGTTCATCCTCTCCGCCTGCCTCTTTTTTTTCTTTGATAAAATTATAAGCTTTTTTGATAAATAACAATGCCCCATTTATAAAGAACTTATTATAATATTCCTCATTAATAATTGATTCCCAATTTTTAGAATTCATCTCAGGTATTTCCCTGTATTTATTATTTTCGATTTCTAACATTCTATAGTACAAATATGCAATACCAATCCAAACCTTATAATTTTGGTCCTTTTTACTAAGGATGCAATTTATTATCTTTTGCGTTTCCTCCACTCCTTTTTTATTTCTATAACAAGCGATATAGGCTCCTGCATAAATAAGAGCTGTTTCATACCTATTTTGCATATCAAGAGGGTCAATTTGAGAGCATAACTCAATAATTAAATTATACTTTTCAAGCAACCATGATACAACAATACCTTGTAAAAACCTTTCAGCTTTTTGAGGATTATCAATTTTGGTAGACAATGAGGACAAAATATTATATAATGCAGGAGAAGTTGAATCTAAACTATCTTCAATAAGCGCTTCTGTTAGTTGCTGTAATTGAGGTAGCTTCCTTTGATCAATCCCGAACCTAATTAAAGCGAAATCCCTATATATATTTATGGAGGACGAAAGGAAATTTTGACGAAGAATTTTTTCGACATCCTTATCAACAGATCTATAAGCCCCAAGGATTGCTCCCAATTGACGGGAACGTTCCAAACTGTACTGAGCGCTTTGTAATATACCAATCAACTGTGCATCAATCTTTTCTTCGACTTCTTTTAAATCAAAATCAGTCAAATCCATCAAATCTTTCAAATCTTTTGCTAAGCTTTCATATGCTTTGTTTTTAATCCAAATTTCTTGGGTTAACTTGATTTCTATAATTTCTCGAATGCTTTCTTCAAACCGGCGTTTAGTCTTATTAAAATTGTTTTCTAATTTTCCACTCTTCTCCACCAATGAAGAATACTCCTCTTGAATTAATTTTCGAATTAATGGACGAGAATCTTGAAGATTTTTAAAAAAAACTTCGGTGCCATCATTAACCGTAAAAATGGGCTCAAGAACAAAATACAAGGCATCGCGAACTATTGGAATTAGGTGAGAACCATTAATATCAATATCTTTAATCTCATAAGAGAATAGAAATGGATTTTCATTTCGGATTATTTCTATTGCCCTACGAACAACAGGGCTGCTTGCAAAAAATACAGGCAAAGGATTATTAGTGGAATCTTCATTATACTTATTTAAAAGTTCTTGCAAATGATAGAAAGCCAAAGAGTCATAAAAATTATTAGCAATTCGACCAGGCCTTGCTTGTTCAAACCCAGAATTAATGACCCTAAACAATTCATCATCTTTTATTTCTTCAAATTCACTTTTTACAGCGGACAATTCAATTATTTCATTGTCTTGAAGGTACTTTAACCTGCCTTTCCAAAAAGGAAATTCTTTAAGCAGAAAATCTATTCGTAATAATTCAGGACTACTTTGCACCAAGTCATTAACATAGCTATCAATATTTGAAGCAATTTGCCCCAATTGAAAATTGTTTGTTCCTCTATCAAGTAGATAAAGGACATCATTTACTACACCTTTATTTTCTTCCTGGTTTTTTGGAGATTTTAGGTCAATTGAATGCCTATAAATTTTATTAAAAAATTCAATTTTATGAGGCTCCAACATTTTGATAGGAGCAGGGAGATATAATTTTAAAAAAACAAATGAATAAATCAGATTTTGCAAATGATCTTGTTGATAACGAGCATAATCAAATCCCATATTAGTTTCATAGGCCATTGCTCCCTGTATCAAATTTACCAAATCATAAGAATCAAAATAATATTGTAAATTAAGTTTCTTTTTCAATCTACGCTTTTCTTCGATCAATTGAATTGTATAGCTGTTGCTTATTTCGGTAATATTTAGTTCTTCATGGTCACTAAATAATAATTTAAAATTGGAAGAATTCTTTGGTTCCATAAGTTGGGAAGTTATCGATTATAAATGTTTAATTATCATCAAGGTCTTTGATTTCGTTAAAAAAAAATTGTTGTTCACTCTCACCTTTTTTCATTAAATCGGATTGCATTTCATTAAACAATTGAAGGCCAGCATTTTTCTTACCTCCTTCCAATAAAATACGAGCCTGAAAGTATTTTACGTCTTTTGATTTTGGGTATTTCTCCAAAGTTTTCTTGATTATTTTTTCAGCCTCCCGAAAATCCCCCATTTCAAAAAGACAATTACTAAGTTGTATCCAAGCAGTTTCTGAATTCTCATTAATATTTAGTGCCTTTATAAAATTTCCTTTTGCCTTAATATATCTTTTTTGGCCTAAATAAGCTTTACCTAAATTAATCAAGCCATCAAAATTGTTTGAATCTGACCTCAATACATTTTTGAATACCTGAATAGCCTCTTTATAGTTGTTGTTGGCAGTATCTACATTGTTATTAACTGTAGCCTCTTCTGCTTTTTCCAGCAATTTTTTTCCCTGTTCCATTGAGATATTTGATAAGAATTTCAACGGAAATTGACTAAAATTTAGCTCCTTAAATTGAACCATTCCTAATAACCGAAGATCCTCCAGAAACTCGGCAATATTTGCAAAAATTCTTTTAAATGAGACAGGACTGATATTCTCTCTTTCTCCCCCAAAAAATAAATTTTCCCCAGCTGAAATGGAATAATTATAAGGGAGGAAAGTCTTTTCAAAGAAATAATTCTCAATATCAATTTCTTGATAGTTCATTTCTTTAAAAGGTTGAAATAGGTTTGCAAGAAGAAATGAAAATGTGTCCAAAAATTTTCGGGTCCATTTTTCTGCCTCATGGTGATTAACATCTAATCTAGATAGGATTGGAATAATGTAATTATCTCTATATCCTTTCTTCACATAGTTGTGTTGTAGAATTTGATTAATTATTGTCAAACTACCATGAAAATTTTGGTCATTTGGACTAATTAAAATAATATTTACATCTGGTAGTAATACATTACTTATGCCCAAATAATCGCTCGATCCAGGTCGACTATCTATAAAAATATAATCGTAATCAAAATCTTTCAACCTTTTCTTTAATTCTTCAACAAAAATAGCCCCATCGTAATCAAGTAAAAATTCCGCCCAATTAAATTCACTCAACCGAACTGAATAATCTTTCAAATAATTTCCAGCCGGGATTAAATCAATTTGCCCACCTTTTCCACTTTTTGCTAAAGGCTTTATATTATCACTTCCAATAGTTTTTAAATCTTCTTTACTAACTTCCTCCTTACTGCGCATTATCCGCAAATGATTTTCTAATAATTCTAAAGTCCCATTTACCTTAACTTCGTTTTCGGCAAGACCAAAATATCTATGTAGTCCGGGAGCCTCAAAATCCCAATCCCATAACAAAATCTTCCTTTGTTTGTAAAAACATAAATAGGCTGCAATATTTGCGCAAAGCTGTGTTCTACCAGCGCCGCCCTTATAGGAATAAAATGAAATATTCATATATTTTTAAAATTCATTTTACGTAAATTCTCAGATTCAAAACTGACCCCCTTTATTAATTTGTTTTTAATGGGAAATTTCCTTTTGAAAATTTCAATCAGCTTTCGGTGGAAATCGTAACGATCACTACTATTTCGACCATAAAAATCATATATATAGTCAAATTCAACGTTTTTCCCATCTGTAGAATCATTATCCATGAAAATATTTTTTTTCCGACTCAATTCAAAAAATTTAAACAAATCAGTTCGATTCTTTTCCGCAATCTTTTTTAACTTTTTTTTCAACTCACTACAAATAGGAAGAATAACAGCCCCTGACATCCTGGTATCAAACTTTTTAGCTAATTCTTTATTTTCGGACGAAATTGCCAAAAGGTCTATTATGGCTATTGTTTTTTGAATATTTTGAAATAATTCATAATACTCGTTGTCAGGCAACTGACCATTTGAAAAATGGCATTCAAATCTATATCCTGATTTATCTCGAAACTGATACAAAAGCTCCTCAATTGTGAGGGAAGCTAATTGTGGATTTTTTTGGAAAAATGGCCGCCAATATTCCAAATTAGAATTATGGTATCGATTACTTGGAATTTTTTTAAAAAGGGTATTATTGTAGTTTAATTTAATTTTATCCTTAGTTGCTGTAAGAATAAAAATTGTAGTTTCAATAGTTTTATCATTTACTACGGGAATTAAATTCCATTGCTCCAGATAGGAAAAATGATCCAAACTTTCATCTATAATGTCTGTGGTTATTATTGTTGGGGTGCGTTGATTATTAAATGCATCATTAAAATCCTTCAAAAACTCTATAACTTTAGTTTTAGTAACATTCAACCTTTCCCATCCTTCTAAAATAAGTAAATATTTGGGTGAATAAGTCAATGTTTGAGAGAACAACTCAATTCTTAAAGATTCAAGAAAAGAATCAGATGGATTAAAAACCTTTAAATATTCCCAAGCAATATATCTAAAAATTGTGGATTTGGAGGAGGTTTTTAGAGCAAACTTTTCTAAATCTTTACCGGAGATATAAATTGTTGTAAATTGGTCCTCTTCCTTTACAAACCTTTTCCAAAGCCGGTAACAATATTCACTTCGTTGATTGTTAGAGCCTCCAGTTAAAATAACTGAAAATTGGTTCTTCTCAATTGAAAAATCCAAAGCTTCTTGAATTGGAAAGGTAGATTTTTCATCGACTTTAATATGTGGTGATTCAATAAATTCAACTGTTTCTAAGGCGAACAGTTTTTCAAAAAGTAGCCGGGAACCACGAATAAGTTGCTGACTTATTGAATAGCCTGCTGGATTTATTAAAAACCGAAAATTAGAATCCTTTGAAATCAGACTAGGGATTTGATCTGTTGAAATTGATTCATTTGCCAATCTATTAATCGTCTTGTTTGAAGCTTCTATTATAGAATTTCCTGATGCCAAATAAAAATAAAACCATTTTGTGAACAATTCTGCATGATCTCTATTTAAAAGTTTGCTTTTTCCAAAAGCGAAGCTTACCTTTTGCGAAAGCTTTTCAGCCAACAAAAAGGAATGACATGCTGTTATAATTACTCCCTTTATTTTCGGCACATAAAGGGAAATTTGACCAGCGATTGGATCAACTTCAGAATATTCACGCGCACCATTTGATGATTCAAAAACAAAAGGTGAAATTTCATTTCCATGTCCAATTAAATGGAGTAAATCGGGCTTATGTTTTTCAAGCGCGATGGAAAATGTATCAATACTTGCCGCTAATTCAGATTTAACCTCAAAAATATTTGATTTTTCAGCAGTGCTTATTCCGGTTTTGATTGCCTGAGAAATCCTATCACTTCGAATATTTGAACTACCATCAGGATTAGCAGTGACTGCAAGAATTTTGATCTTTTCTGGGCTATACATGGATCATTTATCATTTCTCAAGTAATGAAATATGTTGAATTGAAGCGAGGCTTTTAGTTTGCTCAAGAAGTTTAACTTGCTCTTCCTTAGACATCCCATAAGGAAATTCAATTTCCATCCCTTCTTTATCAACCCTGATTTTCACTATGGCAGTTTTCTGGGAAGATTCCTTTTCCAATTTCTTAGCGATAACTTGAAATAACCCGTTGATAAGAGTTGTTAAGACTTGAATACCACCTGTAATAATAACAGTCGCAATAACTGGATCTAAAGCCATACTATCTTTATCCTCCTTCTTAAGAAAAACCTCATAGTCATCACTTTTAGGTAATTCTTTTTTCAGTCCAGATAATATTTCATTTGGAGAAAGGAAATTACTTACTATTGGTATCAAAAAATTTTCCATTACTGTATTCGGTTTAAAAGAGTTAACAAAATTTTAGACTTTGGGAAGCCCTACATGCAAATTACTTTATCTAAGAATATCTTAAGAAACTCATTTTTTATCGATAAGCACATCATAAAAATATCCCCATGAAAAAAAAGCTCATTAAAACAAATATAACTATTTCTTTAATACTTCCATAATATGAGGCTTAAAATGAATTACCCAAAAGTTTTTCATAGACTTTTACCCAAACTTAGTAATTAAATAGACAGTATCCTATTAAGTGTGTAAATAAAAAATAGAGGGCTTCACCGGCACCAAAAACATGAAGGTTTAATTCACCTCTTTTTGCTTTTCCTTTTATTTCATTTATCCATCTATGTTTTTTGTTAGATGCTTTTAATAAATCTTTTGACAAATCAGTAACTAATATAATATATGGCTTGCATAACCTTCCTGAGATAAAATTAAAAAAATCATGATTTTTCCACTGGCTGATAAAGCTCATGGCTTTTGAATAGCCTGAATAAATATTAGTCCCTGAACCATCAGTTTCAATAATTGGAAATTTGGCAATTGAGTCAACTTTTGA
This sequence is a window from Lewinellaceae bacterium. Protein-coding genes within it:
- a CDS encoding DUF4105 domain-containing protein — translated: MFPYQKICVLFFLIPFSVIIAKGQRVSLSNKSEVSILTCGPGEETYSSFGHTAIEIYDPATNFHKVYNFGTFNFDTPNFYLKFIRGSLKYYVSVNEFDRFLISYIREKRTVYKQVLNLDDIQVNNIYRLLNESCKPRNRFYTYDFLFNNCTTKVRDILDQGLKGNITYDSSFVDPNYSYRDYINDHLPKGALETIGINIVFGEETNEAPSFQNYSFLPDNFSKALSFAKIGENRLVKQTKILIEQPDHLKRNNNYIFLFMAILVVLVSSILEYRKILNIIWLDLLFFFLCGLSGLVLLFLWFFTSHHPTYNNFDLLWLNPLHFVYMLALYKKNNSQFVYYYSLVNSIILFILLLSYLFFLNQDFGVLVLMVIVQVRFIGHNILNFKSWRTSLQ
- a CDS encoding AAA family ATPase: MNISFYSYKGGAGRTQLCANIAAYLCFYKQRKILLWDWDFEAPGLHRYFGLAENEVKVNGTLELLENHLRIMRSKEEVSKEDLKTIGSDNIKPLAKSGKGGQIDLIPAGNYLKDYSVRLSEFNWAEFLLDYDGAIFVEELKKRLKDFDYDYIFIDSRPGSSDYLGISNVLLPDVNIILISPNDQNFHGSLTIINQILQHNYVKKGYRDNYIIPILSRLDVNHHEAEKWTRKFLDTFSFLLANLFQPFKEMNYQEIDIENYFFEKTFLPYNYSISAGENLFFGGERENISPVSFKRIFANIAEFLEDLRLLGMVQFKELNFSQFPLKFLSNISMEQGKKLLEKAEEATVNNNVDTANNNYKEAIQVFKNVLRSDSNNFDGLINLGKAYLGQKRYIKAKGNFIKALNINENSETAWIQLSNCLFEMGDFREAEKIIKKTLEKYPKSKDVKYFQARILLEGGKKNAGLQLFNEMQSDLMKKGESEQQFFFNEIKDLDDN
- a CDS encoding VWA domain-containing protein; amino-acid sequence: MSSELESVNRGLQSFLQRLRDSDLPKDFSVGLIVFNDTAKVFLPPSKVDSIAKFPIIETDGSGTNIYSGYSKAMSFISQWKNHDFFNFISGRLCKPYIILVTDLSKDLLKASNKKHRWINEIKGKAKRGELNLHVFGAGEALYFLFTHLIGYCLFNY